In Halobacteriovorax sp. HLS, the following are encoded in one genomic region:
- a CDS encoding TIGR04552 family protein, whose protein sequence is MVRPNYLSQYMFDWEILDVIVSGKSALDSKFFVGAIGDSTQVNKFLRGYGLDPNDPVSRAELFGNFQEALQFIRRYFLKEGNEEGLDLKIPNSLYMITDIGELFLMATGQKEGTLKEDELWAEIILKIMHTILHTDKDLRSNYFSAIQTQIFDKFYKFITRDADDNLYLCSDDEKIKLVDFETKSKKTRESVIIKLLHKAENVAEELFDRIGVRFITETKFDALRVVNFLVKQNIVIPHNVKPSRSVNTLVNLNTLRDKYQNVVKMSLRNDLAEDRFVNAVEREISECSVIEENERNSHSAKSYQAIQFTCRQLIKYKNPFLQEFHRLRKEAKASGENDLAKKILNLDVSLIARDIRFFYPFEVQVVDEKSHKENTEGEASHAEYKKAQARSAMLRVFGELIKYKNLEI, encoded by the coding sequence CTTTAGATTCAAAGTTCTTTGTTGGGGCTATTGGCGATAGTACTCAGGTGAATAAATTCTTGCGAGGTTATGGTCTTGATCCTAATGATCCTGTGAGTAGGGCCGAGTTATTTGGAAATTTTCAAGAGGCACTGCAGTTTATTCGAAGATACTTTCTAAAAGAGGGTAATGAAGAAGGTCTAGATTTAAAAATACCTAACTCACTATATATGATAACAGATATTGGTGAACTCTTTCTAATGGCGACTGGTCAGAAAGAAGGGACTCTTAAGGAAGATGAACTTTGGGCAGAGATTATTTTAAAAATCATGCACACAATTTTACATACTGACAAAGATCTTCGTTCTAATTATTTTTCTGCTATTCAAACTCAAATTTTTGATAAGTTTTATAAGTTTATTACAAGAGATGCTGACGATAATCTCTATCTTTGTTCTGATGATGAAAAGATAAAGCTGGTTGACTTTGAAACTAAGTCTAAGAAAACGAGAGAAAGTGTAATTATAAAGCTTCTTCATAAAGCTGAAAATGTCGCAGAAGAACTCTTTGATCGAATAGGAGTGAGGTTTATTACTGAGACGAAATTTGATGCATTAAGAGTCGTTAATTTTCTTGTTAAGCAGAATATTGTTATTCCACATAATGTTAAGCCTAGTCGTTCCGTAAACACTTTAGTTAATTTAAATACATTGAGAGACAAGTATCAAAATGTTGTAAAAATGAGCCTAAGAAATGACCTCGCTGAAGATCGTTTTGTAAACGCGGTTGAAAGAGAGATTTCAGAGTGCTCTGTCATAGAAGAAAATGAACGCAATAGTCACTCTGCTAAAAGCTATCAGGCAATTCAGTTTACTTGTAGACAACTTATTAAATATAAAAATCCATTCTTACAAGAATTTCATAGATTGAGAAAGGAAGCTAAGGCCAGTGGAGAGAATGATCTTGCAAAGAAGATTCTAAATTTAGATGTTTCGCTAATTGCAAGAGATATTAGATTCTTCTATCCTTTTGAGGTTCAAGTTGTTGATGAGAAGTCTCATAAAGAAAATACTGAAGGTGAAGCCTCTCATGCTGAATATAAAAAGGCGCAAGCAAGATCTGCAATGCTTAGAGTATTTGGCGAGCTTATAAAGTATAAAAATTTAGAAATTTAA
- the greA gene encoding transcription elongation factor GreA, with the protein MNNEMPITKEGFEKVQTELEHLIKVEREELKVVIAEARELGDLKENAEYHAAKEKQSTVEGRIMQLQGVVANALVINPSEVKSDKIVFGATVTLLDVDKDETVVYKIVGETESDMKVGKISFKSPLGKAIIGKEEGDTVIVKAPKGDIEYEVESFEYI; encoded by the coding sequence ATGAATAATGAAATGCCAATTACTAAAGAAGGGTTCGAAAAAGTTCAAACAGAACTTGAACACTTAATTAAGGTTGAAAGAGAAGAGCTGAAAGTTGTTATTGCTGAAGCTAGAGAATTAGGTGATTTAAAAGAAAATGCAGAATATCATGCAGCCAAAGAGAAGCAGTCAACTGTCGAAGGCAGAATTATGCAACTTCAAGGTGTAGTAGCAAATGCATTAGTTATCAACCCTTCGGAAGTAAAGTCAGATAAGATCGTATTCGGTGCGACAGTAACTTTACTAGACGTAGATAAAGATGAAACCGTCGTCTATAAAATTGTTGGAGAAACTGAATCAGATATGAAAGTTGGAAAGATTTCTTTCAAGAGTCCATTAGGCAAGGCCATAATTGGAAAGGAAGAGGGAGATACTGTTATTGTAAAGGCTCCAAAGGGCGACATTGAATATGAAGTCGAGTCGTTCGAATATATCTAA
- a CDS encoding ATP-dependent DNA helicase RecG, protein MKSSRSNISNLNWSSQIGELYPKEPSKSALALISAGYSDLSSLLWLVPLRVIKMPVLKNFSHAKEDSIFTGIGKVISVRSLPSFNGRGKGMAQLLNITVVVQDIFSKSSLELKWFNSYSSVSHKIQSSKYLEFTGQVQSYQGALQVVNPDFKPYTQNELPSTEEKESQLPQLKVQYPTTNGVNSSNIKKVIEKIPLALWDNIEDTLPQEYINKRNLLDLKTSFAIIHAKREILDSWSELQYQQARDRLVYQELFEEQLKFTLRKKTIKSLPGINIKRDPASIEKILSLFPYSLTNDQECTYNDVLNDLESGHPMMRLVQGDVGCGKTTIAIIAGLIVCMQELQSALMCPTESLAIQHFKEIKEYCDQLDISCSLLIGSTPQKERKKILEELSNGKIKFIIGTHSLFQDTVVFKNLSIAIIDEQHKFGVEQRLKLVAKGSGCHCLIMTATPIPRSLCLTQFGDLDISTITTMPSGRKGSQTRIVTQENFGKFLNFISTRVSMNEQIYVVVPAITESPTQDTLNLEDVLKRFQLFYPKYSIAGIHGQMASEEKRSVLEKFNANEINILIATSVIEVGINVINATVMAILSPERFGLSSLHQLRGRVGRGSKPGFCFLVNEKNISSESMQRLRVIEKYSDGFHIAEEDLKLRGAGDIFGKEQSGSSNNKKIANIILNSRELEYAKEDSTKILKENPETLSKLLKRMEKDAKIFSTV, encoded by the coding sequence ATGAAGTCGAGTCGTTCGAATATATCTAACTTAAACTGGAGCTCTCAAATTGGAGAGCTCTACCCAAAAGAGCCTAGCAAAAGTGCCCTCGCACTTATAAGCGCAGGTTATTCAGACTTAAGTTCCCTACTCTGGCTCGTTCCATTACGAGTAATCAAAATGCCTGTTCTTAAAAACTTTAGCCATGCAAAAGAAGACAGCATTTTTACAGGCATCGGAAAAGTTATTTCAGTAAGGTCACTTCCAAGCTTTAACGGACGAGGCAAAGGAATGGCACAACTTCTAAATATCACAGTTGTCGTTCAAGATATTTTTTCTAAAAGTTCATTAGAGTTAAAATGGTTTAACTCGTATAGTTCAGTATCTCACAAGATTCAATCATCAAAATATTTAGAGTTTACTGGTCAGGTGCAGTCTTACCAAGGCGCTTTACAAGTCGTTAACCCTGATTTTAAGCCCTATACTCAAAATGAGCTTCCCAGTACTGAAGAAAAGGAAAGTCAGCTCCCACAGTTAAAGGTTCAATACCCCACTACTAATGGTGTAAATAGTTCAAACATTAAAAAAGTCATCGAAAAAATTCCTTTGGCATTGTGGGATAATATAGAAGATACCCTTCCTCAAGAATATATTAACAAGAGAAATCTTCTAGACTTAAAAACATCATTCGCAATTATTCATGCTAAAAGAGAAATCCTAGACTCTTGGAGTGAACTACAATATCAACAAGCAAGAGACAGACTTGTCTATCAAGAATTATTTGAAGAACAATTAAAGTTCACGTTAAGAAAGAAAACAATTAAATCTCTGCCTGGCATAAATATCAAAAGAGACCCCGCTTCGATTGAAAAAATACTGTCTCTTTTCCCTTACTCTTTAACAAATGATCAAGAGTGTACTTATAATGATGTTTTAAATGATCTTGAATCTGGTCATCCAATGATGAGACTTGTTCAAGGAGATGTTGGATGTGGAAAAACAACTATTGCCATCATCGCTGGCTTAATTGTTTGCATGCAAGAACTCCAAAGTGCTCTAATGTGCCCAACAGAGTCTTTGGCCATACAGCATTTTAAAGAAATAAAAGAATACTGTGACCAACTTGATATTTCGTGCTCATTATTAATAGGCTCAACACCTCAAAAAGAAAGAAAAAAGATACTCGAGGAACTTTCTAATGGTAAAATCAAATTTATCATAGGAACACATTCATTATTCCAAGATACAGTGGTATTTAAAAACTTGAGCATCGCTATTATAGATGAACAACACAAATTTGGAGTTGAACAAAGACTAAAATTAGTTGCAAAAGGTTCAGGATGTCATTGCTTAATTATGACGGCAACACCTATTCCACGAAGTCTTTGTTTAACACAGTTTGGAGATCTTGATATATCAACTATTACGACAATGCCTTCAGGCAGGAAGGGGTCTCAAACAAGAATTGTTACACAAGAAAACTTTGGAAAATTTCTAAATTTTATTAGCACCAGAGTATCAATGAATGAACAAATCTACGTTGTGGTTCCAGCAATTACAGAGTCTCCAACTCAAGACACATTGAATCTCGAAGATGTATTAAAAAGGTTTCAACTTTTTTATCCTAAGTATTCTATTGCTGGGATTCATGGACAGATGGCATCAGAAGAAAAACGATCTGTTTTAGAAAAGTTTAATGCCAATGAGATAAATATTCTGATAGCGACGAGTGTTATTGAAGTTGGAATCAATGTAATCAATGCCACTGTTATGGCCATACTAAGTCCAGAAAGGTTTGGACTGAGTTCACTACATCAATTGAGAGGAAGAGTTGGACGTGGTAGCAAGCCAGGGTTTTGCTTCCTAGTTAATGAGAAAAATATTTCTTCAGAAAGTATGCAAAGACTTAGAGTTATAGAGAAATATAGTGATGGATTTCATATTGCAGAAGAAGACTTAAAACTACGTGGAGCAGGTGATATTTTTGGCAAAGAGCAGTCAGGAAGTAGCAATAATAAGAAAATTGCTAATATTATTCTTAATTCTAGAGAGCTAGAGTACGCGAAAGAAGATTCAACTAAAATTCTAAAAGAAAATCCTGAAACTCTTAGCAAACTTTTAAAAAGAATGGAAAAAGATGCTAAGATTTTTTCCACTGTCTAG
- a CDS encoding alpha/beta fold hydrolase, translating to MMKSEFPSYYYSQDGTRIFYITNFDHKLEDKSNVIVFNYGLVCNHSHFKPQIQFFDDLGYKILIHDYRAHYSSSGQENLEACTFENMAKDINGILKSLNIINPIIIGHSMGVNVSLEYAKLFPNEIRSLVLISGTVLPPQDIMFDSNIVDIAAPLIEKFSNHNPNIFNYLWKNSFKNPLARWIVLDGGFNTKKVEDSFVQIYMKKISELSKELFFHLLEKMKQHSIISHLENINTPTLIIGGDSDKIIPNYLQKILHKYLKNSDLYIVKDGSHVPQIDFPELLNERILSFIKRY from the coding sequence ATGATGAAAAGTGAATTCCCTTCCTACTACTACTCACAAGATGGGACGCGAATATTTTATATTACGAACTTTGACCATAAGCTCGAAGACAAAAGCAATGTTATCGTTTTCAACTATGGGCTAGTCTGCAACCATTCTCACTTTAAACCACAAATACAATTCTTCGATGATCTTGGATATAAAATTCTCATTCATGACTACAGGGCCCATTACAGCTCTTCAGGTCAAGAAAATCTAGAAGCGTGCACCTTTGAAAATATGGCAAAAGATATTAATGGAATATTAAAATCACTTAATATTATTAATCCTATTATTATTGGTCATAGTATGGGAGTGAATGTCTCGTTAGAATATGCAAAACTCTTTCCCAATGAGATTAGATCTCTAGTTCTAATTTCCGGAACGGTTCTTCCTCCACAAGACATAATGTTTGACTCAAATATTGTTGATATTGCAGCTCCATTGATTGAGAAGTTTTCAAATCATAATCCAAATATATTTAACTATCTTTGGAAAAACTCATTCAAAAATCCTCTTGCTCGTTGGATCGTTCTTGACGGTGGATTTAATACTAAAAAAGTTGAGGATAGTTTTGTTCAGATATATATGAAAAAAATTAGTGAATTATCTAAAGAGCTTTTCTTTCATCTGCTAGAAAAAATGAAACAACATAGCATTATCTCTCATTTGGAAAATATTAATACACCTACTTTAATTATTGGAGGAGACTCTGATAAAATTATTCCAAACTATCTTCAAAAAATACTACATAAGTATTTAAAAAACTCTGATTTATATATAGTTAAAGATGGAAGTCATGTTCCACAGATAGACTTTCCAGAACTACTTAATGAAAGAATTCTCTCTTTTATCAAAAGATATTAA